One genomic segment of Flavobacteriaceae bacterium includes these proteins:
- a CDS encoding M24 family metallopeptidase produces MRLLALLSVISVSFTANIVAQTPTDYLSKDFHKQKRTEFRNKMAANSVAVFFANPFRNRANDVDYIYHQDPNFYYLTGYREPNAVLVIYSENLQNKEGAGFNEVLYVQKKDPNAEMWNGRRLGVAGAKKELGFGHVYNAIEFINTTIHFKKFDKVYIEAFKDDYRNTGNKAEVFDLVKSFKTKSGYDPNVYLSQAKKYVYEMVKETPVENSVSVARIIGRIEAHYSEIKEDQLLMEYKAATDAKLKGELKQKIALKLIPKTNIDIRFLENTLAEMREVKSPEEIKLLTKAIRISAVGQIEVMKAMKPHMSETELQGIHEFVYKKYGAEYEGYPSIVGAGNNGCILHYIENNKTKVGNDLVLMDLGAEYRGYTADVTRTIPANGKFTPEQKAIYDIVYDAQEAGIKASVVGAPFGASNNAARKVINEGLFHLGIIKTVDERHHYLPHGTTHYIGLDVHDPGTYGPFKTNSIITVEPGIYIPEGSPCDKKWWGIAVRIEDDILITENGPVNLSAEAPRKSSEIEKMMAQKSVLDAFVLPDLD; encoded by the coding sequence ATGAGGCTATTAGCATTACTATCAGTAATATCAGTATCTTTCACTGCAAATATAGTTGCACAAACGCCAACTGACTACTTATCAAAAGATTTTCACAAGCAGAAAAGAACGGAATTTAGAAATAAGATGGCCGCAAATTCCGTAGCCGTTTTTTTTGCAAATCCGTTTAGAAACAGGGCCAACGATGTAGATTATATATATCATCAAGACCCGAATTTCTATTACCTAACGGGCTATAGGGAACCCAATGCAGTATTGGTTATCTATTCTGAAAATCTACAAAATAAAGAAGGTGCCGGTTTTAATGAAGTCCTATATGTTCAAAAAAAAGATCCCAATGCCGAAATGTGGAACGGAAGAAGGTTGGGGGTGGCAGGAGCAAAAAAAGAACTGGGTTTTGGCCACGTCTATAATGCTATTGAATTTATAAATACAACCATACATTTTAAAAAGTTTGATAAGGTATACATCGAAGCATTTAAAGACGATTATAGAAATACGGGAAACAAAGCTGAAGTGTTTGACCTGGTAAAAAGCTTTAAAACCAAATCCGGTTATGATCCCAATGTATATTTATCACAAGCAAAAAAATATGTATATGAAATGGTCAAAGAAACTCCCGTAGAAAATAGTGTAAGTGTAGCCCGGATTATCGGCAGAATAGAAGCACATTATTCCGAGATAAAAGAAGATCAACTGCTGATGGAATACAAAGCAGCAACAGATGCTAAACTGAAGGGTGAATTGAAGCAAAAAATTGCTCTGAAATTAATTCCGAAAACAAATATTGACATCCGTTTTTTGGAAAACACATTGGCTGAAATGCGTGAAGTTAAGTCTCCGGAAGAGATAAAATTACTCACCAAAGCAATTCGTATTTCCGCCGTAGGACAGATAGAAGTAATGAAAGCTATGAAACCACACATGTCTGAAACCGAATTACAAGGTATCCATGAATTTGTATATAAAAAATACGGAGCCGAATATGAAGGATATCCTTCTATTGTGGGAGCAGGAAACAATGGTTGTATCCTGCATTATATTGAAAATAACAAGACAAAAGTAGGAAACGATTTGGTATTGATGGATTTGGGTGCCGAATACAGAGGATATACGGCAGATGTCACCAGGACAATTCCTGCAAATGGAAAATTTACCCCGGAGCAAAAGGCAATATATGATATTGTTTATGATGCCCAGGAAGCCGGTATCAAAGCAAGTGTTGTCGGAGCCCCCTTTGGAGCATCAAATAATGCAGCGAGAAAAGTAATTAATGAAGGGCTGTTCCATCTGGGTATTATTAAAACAGTGGATGAAAGACATCATTATTTACCTCACGGAACAACACATTATATCGGTTTGGATGTGCATGATCCCGGGACTTACGGGCCGTTTAAAACAAATTCCATAATTACGGTTGAGCCGGGTATTTACATACCGGAAGGAAGTCCTTGTGATAAAAAGTGGTGGGGAATTGCCGTACGAATAGAAGACGATATTTTAATTACCGAAAACGGCCCGGTTAATTTATCTGCGGAAGCCCCCAGAAAATCAAGCGAGATTGAAAAAATGATGGCACAGAAAAGTGTTTTGGATGCATTTGTATTACCGGATTTGGATTAA